In Sphingobium yanoikuyae, the following are encoded in one genomic region:
- a CDS encoding type II toxin-antitoxin system RelE/ParE family toxin: MPAVPRLIVTPRARLGMVRCREFLEGRNPEAAARAGQVIAARLLALQTTPDIGRPFDGEEALRELVIGFGSSGYVALYRHDLADDAVYVLALRHQREAGYP, translated from the coding sequence ATGCCCGCCGTGCCACGTCTGATCGTCACGCCCCGCGCCCGTCTCGGCATGGTCCGTTGCCGGGAGTTTCTGGAGGGGAGGAACCCGGAAGCGGCGGCGCGGGCCGGTCAGGTGATCGCCGCCCGCCTGCTCGCCCTTCAAACCACGCCAGACATAGGCCGCCCATTCGACGGGGAAGAGGCGCTGCGTGAACTGGTGATCGGGTTCGGGTCGAGCGGCTATGTCGCGCTCTACCGGCATGATCTTGCCGATGATGCCGTCTATGTCCTTGCCCTTCGCCACCAGCGCGAAGCCGGATACCCCTGA